The DNA segment cGGACAAAAGTGTCCATTCAAGCTACTTGCACATAAGTCAGCTTGTTGTGGTAATCTTCTGATTGAAGAATTCTTCAGCAGCACGCGGAGAGTCAAATGAGTGTCTAATACCGTCCACTGTGATAGCGAGTCTGGCTGGGTAGAACAGGCTGTACGCGATGTTGGCTTCACGGAGTTTTCTCTTCACCGGGTTGAAGGCTGCACGCAATTTGGAGACTTCCGGACTCATGTCTGGAAAGATATGTACCTGGGGTCCCTTGTACATGAGTCTGCCTTTCACCTTGCTGAGATCCAGTATCTTAAGTTTGTCCGTGTAGTAATGCAGGCGAACGAGTATGGCGCGGGGCCTCTCTCCAGCCACCAGTCTCAGAGCTAGAGTGCGATGCGCTCTGTCTATCATTACCGGTGAATCAAAGTTCTCTGCACTGAGCACCTCAGGAAAGAATTCTGTTAGGAATCTGATAATGTTCCCACCTTCGGCCCCTTCTTTAATGCCCACCAGACGAAGGTTTTGCCCTCTGCTTTGGTTTTGTAGATCCAGGCATTTATTCTGTAGTTTGTTTCCCATTTCCTCAACATTACTGACCGTCTCTGCTTGTGTCGATCGGACACGTGCTAGCTCACCGGCTAGCTCGTCATGTATAGCGCGAATGTCCACTTTCGATTTTTCGTGCAGGGAGGAAATGTTTGCTTTGATATCATTAAACGATGTCGCAATCTCAGCTTTTAGCTGCACCAGCACCTCTTCCCTGGATACTTACAATTCCTCTCTTAATGTCTGTAATGAGATTGAATTCTCCGATGTGGCTTCTTGTGTGGACTCCGTTACTTTATCCGCCATCTTTGGACTGCTGATTGTGAAGGGACTTAACGTTTTTTGAATATGTTTCGTTTTTCCCTTCCGTAAGTTTCTCTTCATAGCAGAAGTCTTGTTGTTGAGatacttatattatatttgaCCCTTGCTTTATCAACATTTGAGGGCTCAGATTAATATATTAGTGTTTTATCTTGGCAGAGCTTCCTCACTTCCAGCCTACTCCATCGCGCGGAACCCGGAACCCCCATCCATCTATTTTTATGGGcattttggaatattgcataaaaaaacactggattgaaatgccaagatgcgcataaattctaaaaatgtgcataaaactTATGCGCACATTTaagtaggataaactttttatctgataagaaaaaatacgcataaactatgatggaaacacatttatgaataaattccACCGTGTgcattgaaaaagtcatgtgactttgcactatGAGACAGGATAACTTGACTAATCAGCAAACCGCtctcgttcacagcatctatatgttgttttggtcgttctgaaattcctgagcaaagtctgtcatcaaagtatttctgtataattgtcttacactactgcgttcccaaacagcagcatccacctacAAAAGCAATGACTGGATTTATTGTGTTTCTCCCAAGGTGTTTTTTCTTCGTTTCAGTCACCTGCTGGAGTTTGGGTTCCACTGTCACCTTAGCTGGGGTTTAAAAGACACTGAATATTCAGgaataatattaatttgattgTATTGACGCCGTTGTATAAtgacaaaacttgaactgaattgagttgGATTATGATATCACTGTTTTCTCCAGAGCTGCTTTATTGCAGAATCAACTTTGTTTCATAATGTATTCATTTTGCAACATTTTCACTGATATTGATATTTAAGTTTTGAATGATTTTatggtttattgtttattaatattaataaaggcAGACATATTGGATATTTAAGCTTTTATAGAGCAATCTAGTCTATATGATGTTTGTCAGCTCTATTTTAGGTATTTCCATAGCTAGTTTTGGCCAGATTACCCATTTTACATAAAACACCCAATTAATGAACGGGTCTGGACCAGATCCATTGCGCTGTGCAAGTGAACTCAGATACGGACCTGTTTGTGGATCCGCTCCGGAGTCATTTTGCCATCTGGGTAGCACTGCTTGTGTGTTTTAAAGCATgtgcagaaaatcctgctattgtAGTGTAAATAAAATCTACAGCTATTTGAACTTAGTGTAAACAGCATATCGCtaagaaaatactgctattttcacttagtgcaaaTTACCactgcctgtttttttttaaagtctgtcaaaaaaatcagtcttttaaaatgactaaattaaaacTCGTTTCCTGACTgaatgtgactctgtgtgtgttttctagtgtggatcatggaggagaatccaggattacagcaggactgaagaaatgtatgtaaacacacacacacacacacacacacacacacacacacacacacacagctgtagtgATTGTTGTTGTGTTCCAAATGTCTttgttcttgtgttcagatgcctgttctttcacactggatccaaacaccgCATACACTCAAATCATTCTGTCTGAGAATAACAGAATAGTGGGATGGGAGGAAGAGAtacagccgtatcctgatcatccagacagatttgatgcgTGTgagcaggtgttgtgtagagagagtgtgtgtggacgctgttactgggagactgAGTGGGGTGGAGGTAGAGAATTgcatatatcagtgtcatataagaacatcagcaggaagggagaaGGTAATGAGAGTGTGTTTGGAgctaatgatcagtcctggagtttgtgcTGCCTTCCGGCGTATTATtcattcagacacaataacaTAGTGACTGATTTCTTTGTAGAGCCCTACATATGCAGTGGTAGAacaggagtgtatgtggatcacagtgcaggaactctgtccttctacagcatctctgacacaatgagcctcatccacacagtccagaccacattcactcagccgctctatcctgggtttagaGTTGAAGGTGGAATAAttaaactgtgttgatgaataaGAAGAGACTGAccagagattctacccataatgctttgagctgcatgataaatcagtgaCAGTGAGATGTTACAGTCTCTTCATCACATCAATACTGCAGCTGAACCtctgtcactgaaataacagtcagaataaatgtgtCAGAAATCCTCATATACACAgtaatatcagtgtgtgtgtgtgtgtgtgtgtgtgtgtgtgagtcatgCTCAGTGATGTGTATCTATGATTTTCTCAAcctacatttgtgtttttattatagtgttacatcaatcatttgtattattatcaaaatTAGCTTTCAATTGAAAtgtatcttttaaaaacatgtaattctgttgtttttgtttacttgttttatttactcaAATATGTAAACATGAACCTTCGCTGAATTGCTTTGCTGAAACCTTTGCTAAATTGATGATAATGATAGCAACCACAAtatgatttatttgaattataacaaATCATTGAAAGAAATATGATATGATTACAATAATACTATTGTActcttaaataaatgtatgcatattataataatgaattaatataataataacaacaaaaattataatagtaataataataataaaatattaatttaattttacttttattttatattagttaaataaataaaaaaagctcttattattgcaataatcacattgcactgaaaataaaattcagtatttattagttgtccaaatgaattcttagcaatgcatattactaatcaaaaattattttttgatatatttacggtaggaaatttacaaaatatcttcatggaacatgatctttacttaatatcctagggatttttggcataaaaaaaatctataattttgacccatacaatgatttttggctattgctacaaatataccccagagacttaagactgcttttgtgctccagggtcacaaatggttTCCCAAGTCCCATCCTCAATAATTTCATTAAGCCCACTTTGTCTTTGTTAAGTGTATTATCTCTGCTATATATGTGTGACACACGTCTTTTGTGTAATGGGTGTTGTTTCCTTATATCAATGAAGTACTGTTCCACATTAATTGAGGCTTCTTTAAATATTTCCCTTTCCTTAtgatttgtaatataatttcttatttgtaagaaaagtaatacatttttcagagAATGAGTGCAGAGAATGAGTGCAATGTACTTCCGttaaataaatgatcaattaTTATAAGACCCTCGTCAGACCATCTTTTGAAAGTAGCATCCCACCTGAGGGTAGAAACTCAGGGTTATCTCCTGTGGACTCAGCTCTTGATAAGGTTGCCACTcctctcaggtttttttttttaaatgtctctgagtttgcTTAacccaaatattttttaattttcagcttTTTCTGAGATTGGGGTGTCATGAAGGCTAATGCTGACAAAGGGGCATTTGGTACAGAGCCCTGTTCCATGTTAACCCATCATTGTTAATCCAAGCATCTATTGTGAGCTCAGCGGCCCAGTATTAATATCTTGAATTAGGGAGACGCAACCCTCCCTTATCTTTTCCTAGAGTTAACATCTTTAGTCTTATTCTGGGTCGTCTATTCTGCCAAATTAactttgatatgtttttttcagaatttatctgaaaatgttttatattttatttgatgagTTTATCTAGCACATTAAATACAGATGCCGGAATCCACATGGAATAAGAAGAGCAGTCATTCTCACCGTCTCAATCCTACCAAACAGTGAAAGTGGTAACGCCTCCCTGTTtaactgttatatttaaaataaagtaaaaactaatattttgtcaataataataataataataaataaacaaatttgttaaatatttattattattttaattataacaaataagctaaaaaatatattacagttgcAATAATCcaattgtattgtaaaataaaaagggagtatttaataataataactataatagtaaTTGCATTTTTCTCTAATATTAGGATTACAATTAATCAATAATTGATTGGtaattttaatctataataatatatgataaaatatctataataataataaatattgattttgtttttattttatattacagtagtATTATTCCAATTATAACATTGTTATGTAATTATCATCtcacaacaataaaattaaatttctactttggttattattattaatatatattctttaattataataatttattaaatattgcacTAATGTTTctgcaatattattataattaaaattataattcatatattattgatatttttgttacTGATTATTGAAATcacaatatttttctttatttcttgtaatatttGTTATGATTTAAgttgcaaattacatttttattattaaatacttttgcattaaccatattgcactgtaaaataaaatgtcattgttcagtgaatatttaataacatttaataaaagcaaatatttaataacctacatatgaattatatttttattatttaaattataaccgTTACTGTAATTCTGTTGCACTGTAAAGTTAAATGTCATTGATTACTGAAtatttaataagttagtaaagtAAGTTGCCCtttccaaatacccacacttgtggtctttgcacttgaccacttgtaTGACATATTTCTCGTATTTGGctcaagtgttcaagtgagcataaagaccacaagtgtgtgtagaagTTTttattacctgatgggacacacttagtGTTGAAAGTATGCAAACGTGGTACAAAATAAATGTCACCACTTctcatctttgcaccaataatATGTGCAACTGTAGCAGGTTTACGCTTGCTCTTCTAACTTAGACTCCGTGTGTGCGCACATCCATGTTGCCTAGTAATGAACATCCTTGAAGCAGGATCACCTAATTTacacagaaacaacaacattctaatttctgattggctggtagTGGCATTTAACGCTGTATAACCCTGAGACAGCTATGAACTCAGCAGAGTTCTCGGCCTGCGCCTTGTCTATTAATTGATAGTAGCATTTAACTCTGTATAACTCTGAGACAGCTATGAACTAACTGTATGGGCTAAGTTATCTACGGTGACCAAGAAGCGCAAAACAGactacaattctgaaaacaaaataacaaattacaaaatgcaaatccaaaaaagaaaataacaattcagaaaacattataccAAGTCaaaaaacacaacgacaaatccgaaaaacaaaataaaaaagttagaaaaaacaaagacaaatcagacaaactggaagaggtatgtatagtttgagacagcgccattggtttgggattactcaccgctgactggacgagacatctgtcaatcaacatatacagaaagaaccagctgaagaacagcagagtcatggtagaaagttcggagatggtcttaaagtagcttggtttaaatgtattgtatgaattgcgcttactatggaataaaacatacggagtgtctatttacactttgtgtcTTTCCTACGTGTGTCAACACTTTAATAGCAGCTGTTATtaatcagctccagtggtgcagttGGTTAAGCGTTTGTATTTGGCTTTTTGTCGCAATCGACCAGGgttcgatcccaccttttgccaaacttttttttctcccttttcaaatctcgtattacatcttaatagcatttattttaaaaattaaagaaataatcaaaaaggtgaaaataaagtatagggtagggttagggtaagtgTAGGGAGAgctttattgtaccaataaggtgggatccatttaataatttcaattaaaattataatttggaCTCTAGATTATTATtgcgtactgttttataatttactacaatactgaagtgcagataattgccactatttgcaacaagtagtatacatagcagaaaatcctgctattttaatataatttaaataggtatttgcacttagtgtaaatagcatattgctaaaaatactgctatttcaAAGAAAACTCAAATTGTCAATTAACTCTTTCCTCGCCAAATACAgaattttctgtgttttcactgttatgcacTCGGGAGCGCGATTACACATCTCCTGAATGAGTTTAGAATCAGAATAGATCaagaataaattagattaaaaacacagATGAGGAAGATGCAGAAATGAGCAATCtcatatgtatgcatatgtatatgaaaaataatgcgatcatttttactcaaaatgttgcttttttatgaaacctacctatattcaaatgttgataaaaagaatacttgaagctaaaataaaacttttttgtttaaaagtagaggctctgatctttatttcgATGTATTGCATgctcagatattcatacaacaaaatctTCTAGGGACCATGAAAtcttagtgaaaatcatcaaaaatgctggtggggaaagagtaaATACACTAGTCAAGGCATCGTATGCTTCCCACTCCACAGGGAAAGTGGTCCCAACAGGTTGATCAGGACACACTTGACATTAAGGTGCCCCAAACACCATTATATTGAAATAAGACAGTGATTCGTGAATCTCAGAATCCCATACACTATAAGAAATTGGGCCAAAAGATTAGATTACACAAAAGGAACTCACTCATATGACTTCACTGTATGTCTTAACATTTTGGGTCATGTTCTGAATAAACCTGTTCACAGGCTTCACAAGTCCTTCAAACCATGTTCTGACTACGGATGAAAATTAGCCAGTTTTGACTAAATATGGCACATTTTAGGTGCACCGTCCCTGATGAAAtgaaactaaatggaaaaaactTGAAACGAGAATTGGTTAGAGAGTGAATCCACAGATTCAGAGGTCATTACATCATCATTGATTGGACCTCTCTTTTACTTGGGTGTTGCCTTGTCGCGATCAGTCCCTGCATCACTTGAATGAACGGAGACATCATCGCAACACATGGATTCGTATTGTGTAGTTCTTGAAGATTCAGGACTCAGTGCCAATTATGGAACACTCTCTGCCCAAAGGGCACACTGTTATAGTCTTTGCAAACCAACTAGCAGTTCGGTCTGCATTACTGCATGCAGACATGGATGTTACAGCATCACTCAATGCTCCTCCACTACAGTCATCAACAGGTCATCACTGAATGAGGGTTCAAATTCTTCAACTTCAGTGGTCAGGAAGTTAGCTTTAAGAAGCAAGTTCCTGGGAACAGTTTTTCCCTGTCCAGTGTGGGTGTTGCAGATGCGGTAAGTGTGCATTGTGGATTTAGCGCAACAATATAAGATGTGGAGTCCCATTTGTCTGCTAGTTTTCTCCATCAATATTCTTCTATGTTTGCTCGAAAAACCTGGTCACTAACTTCAATTCTGCACCTTCTATTCTTGTTGTTATAGAGGTCCACTTGCCGCCTTTGACTGGATTTGGTATTCCTTTGAGCAAGAGTCAAAACTTCTTTCAAGTTATCCCTCAGACGTCTCACATAGATATAGTCAGTGATGATACTGTCTCTTTCTATACTGCTGAACATTACATCCATTGGGAATTCTGCCATACATTGGATGGAATGGTGCATAACCAGTTGATTCGTGGGCTTGGCAGTTATAAGCAAGGGTCAATGTTTGCAACATCTGTGGTAACTTTTGATGCTCCTTGGTGGCAATGCCCTGATCCTGTTATCCAGGATTCTGTTCAATCGTTCAACCTGACCTTCACATCAGCAACTTCCAGGAGTTCACAAATCATTTGGCTCTCAAAGTTGCaccaaaaatgcagaaaaacttGTTGCATAGTATTTTCAAAACTTGCTTTGCAGATTGGTCTCTACAAGGGAAAGCACAGACCATCTTAGTATTTAGTATAGTATGACTATTTCAGTTATGATCAGAACACTCACGCTATGACCACTGCAATTCTCTGCAGACTAAAAATCTATGCAGATCTCATATCTCCATTGGGCATGATGTTTTAATCAGAATCAGTTTTAGATTTATTCGTCAAGTGTGTGcatacatacaaggaatttgttgtgttttttttaagaagctattggtacatacatgcatacatacatatctgacatgagaacagaaaaaaataagtaagaCTCAATAATagtaatgtgtatgaatctggaacagaagatttatgtacagatttgtgcattatttccTCTATGTATAGCTTCTAGGACAGCGTTAACCTGGTATCGAGTCAATCTCAGGCCTATATGAGAgacatatattcatattaatcatgGTCCAGTCATTTAATGGACATTTAATTCCCAAAGTATTCATAAAACTTGAATAAACTTTCAGAAATTATTAAATCTTATACAGCAACTGTAACAACTGActtcttttgaatgttttaattctgacataaaacaataacaagaaaATTTAAGACCTGCTGTAATGCAAGGATCTAATGTAATATTACACATCAGATTTCCCCCAACCATTAACTAAATGTTCAGGTAAGACTTAAcagattatgtttgtgtgaatcttGCCAAGACATATTTCGTAAGAATGTATGAAATTTATATTAGAGCCTGACCGATATGGTTTTTTTGGGGCCGATACCGATACTAATATCAGGAAGTAAAAAAAGATAtcgatatatctatatatttcctttgtgtatattatagtagagtaccagtcaaaagtttgaaaactttcctattatatagaatacagtatacataaacagaatatacataaacacatttttttgtaatgatcactcaaatgtggtgatcaaacacttatgaTGTGAAAAAGATATGTAATGGAGGCAGGCCATTTAACAacttaacaataaactttattatcaaAAATGAGTCTGTTAAGAGAACAGTTAAGTTTAAGattattcaactttatttcacTTCAATTCCATTTAACTTTATTCCGTTTATTTCACTTCAGAACATTAATTCACAGATTTGCGCTACTGTCTTCACACAGACGAAATTTACtaagtgtgaagtgtgacataatatacatctgtaaataaatacaatataaattcatGTCTCAcgcactttaatgccctttgagtGTAACGTGTATGTTCCCttggaactggaatcatggcggaatttCATGTgaagtccactttgcagggcacttacaaTTGAATAAGACAATGCTTGAATTCCGCTGTCTGAACAAGAAAACTTACTGAAGTGAAAGTGTTGACTGGTGTCACTATCCAGAGAATGCGGCGGTGGATTTCCACCAAATTCGGGGATCCCTTCAGCTCGAGGAGCCCTCTCTAACCGCCTGTAACTCCCGAACCCTGGGGGCTATCGATGTGGGGGTGGTCTCCTTTAAAAAGGGGCCTCTAGAAATAAACTCAATTCAGCATTTGAGAGGGTTCCTCGAGCTGAAGGGATCTCGAAATGTGGTGCAGATTCGCCTCGCCATTACGGAGATATGACCTTTCAAAGTTTAAATTGTTTTCCATCGACTTAAGCTTTAAAGAATTTCATCCAATTCGCACGCAATGGAGCACGCTCTGCGTGAAAagctaaaactaaactaaagctCAAAATTAGGCAGTGCGCATTCAAACTCATTTTGCCACTCATCCCTCCACCTACACAATaatttgaatatatgtatatatataaggaGCAGTTTAAGGAGATGAcagggaaagttttttttttttatcttgcagcATAAGTTACTTTCGTTTTCCTTGTACTTTTTTTGGCTGTACTAAATTCACAGCTCCTATTCATGCAGGGCCCCAGACTGCGACCAAACGATAGCATTTTGCAACCATTTTTCCAGCCGATTTATTTGTCCCAGATGGCTTATGTTGTTAAAAACATATTCATGTACTGAAATGCTCAGGTAAGGTGGTTTAAGATTacaacagccttctgtctgtgcCGTCTTCAATTCTCTGCTCACCTTCATCACTTTGGCTTTTATCCTCATGCACTCATTtaactctctgtttagtctgaaCTAAACAACCAGTCAGAGTTTTCTCTCTCAGCATTGACGTCACGTGATTCAACATGCTCAACTGGCCAAAAAGACAAGGTTCTACTAGTGCCGGTGACACAGCAAAAACTAAGCTGTGCACTGCTCAGCGATGGCCTGACTTTGGTGTGTCAAAGCCCTTAAACTAAGTTTGTTTCTTTGAAGACTCTCTGCTCAGTGTTTTTTGCAGTATCTCTTCACGGCAGCTGACTAGGAGCATCTTCTGGATGAATACTGTATGGAAACGGTGCAGCTCCTGACAGGACTGATTGGACTTTCACTAAGTGACCTCGGTCATCCTCTGCTTTGGCTCTTAAAGTCACACTGTCTGACTCCTGAGCGACTGCTAACATCTGTTCCTGCTGAATCCAGTCATGCTGCAGGATCTGCTCCATAGTCGCTCTCTCTGCTTGTTCATGAGCCAGATCCTGGAACTCTGTGAGGATTCACAAGAGCGGCACACAAGACTCACCTTCAGCTGACTCAGGATCAGCTGGATTTGCGTCACAGTTTGTCGGACTGACACTGGACGGACCTGGGGTTGGGGATGGCTGAGGATCAGTTTGATACTGGAAAACAGATGGTTTGGAGCCGGACGGGCCCAACTGAGGATCAGCTGAATCTGTGTCGGACGTTGGCTGTAGAGGAGTCACTCTGTTCCCTTGATGTTGGCATTTACAGCCAGACATGTATTTTTGAAGAAAGCAGAAAGGCTATTCTTCCTGCATTTTgactttttctaaagaaaaaaaaacagttgctaCATTGACTTTCATTcagtatataattaattaaacatttgacattttacatgaatgacacaaaaataactttattgaaatcaaaatccaggcaaaaatctaaaatacacatttaatttgtaattccaaatataaatatttacatatatacagtagtgGTCAAAAGTGATGTGCTTGGAGAGCGTAAAACTTttgtattcaattcaattcaattcaagtttatttgtatagcgctttttacaatacaaatcattacaaagcaactttacagaaaattaagtttctacaata comes from the Cyprinus carpio isolate SPL01 chromosome B4, ASM1834038v1, whole genome shotgun sequence genome and includes:
- the LOC122137233 gene encoding neoverrucotoxin subunit alpha-like; the encoded protein is MNGSGPDPLRCANACSFTLDPNTAYTQIILSENNRIVGWEEEIQPYPDHPDRFDACEQVLCRESVCGRCYWETEWGGGRELHISVSYKNISRKGEGNESVFGANDQSWSLCCLPAYYSFRHNNIVTDFFVEPYICSGRTGVYVDHSAGTLSFYSISDTMSLIHTVQTTFTQPLYPGFRVEGGIIKLC